A genomic window from Vagococcus sp. CY52-2 includes:
- a CDS encoding MarR family winged helix-turn-helix transcriptional regulator: MNLRKFSKLLYQLKLANQEMTTKFEKETGFSITRYELMLFLKENGQCSQTNLQNELKIDSAAVTRHLKILEEKNYVIRERNKNNNREVVVRITEKATKELEHCEREFSHPNKTMMSPLNEEEENTLLNLLTKLVK, encoded by the coding sequence ATGAATTTAAGAAAATTTAGCAAACTATTATATCAACTTAAACTTGCCAATCAAGAAATGACTACTAAATTTGAAAAAGAAACAGGATTTAGTATTACACGTTATGAATTAATGTTGTTTCTGAAAGAGAATGGACAGTGTTCGCAAACAAATTTGCAAAATGAGTTGAAAATAGATAGTGCTGCGGTCACTAGACATTTAAAGATTTTAGAAGAAAAAAATTATGTTATACGTGAAAGAAACAAAAATAATAATCGAGAAGTTGTTGTTAGAATTACAGAGAAGGCAACAAAAGAACTGGAACATTGTGAAAGAGAATTTAGTCATCCAAATAAAACGATGATGTCGCCATTGAATGAGGAAGAAGAAAATACTCTACTAAATTTATTAACAAAATTAGTGAAATAA
- a CDS encoding alcohol dehydrogenase catalytic domain-containing protein — protein sequence MNEIQKPVLSKNSIIIKVHSASLNPVDYRIRNGDAKFVLRYSMRLTLGHDFSGDIEAVDSKITQFRVGDSVYGRTPMTGAFQEYVVVGENDIAKASKNRSFVESEKLIISIQKIYPISEINTAMKEISSGRVKRKIVVDFTNKERNE from the coding sequence TTGAATGAAATACAAAAACCTGTACTGTCTAAGAATAGTATAATAATCAAAGTTCATTCAGCAAGTTTGAATCCAGTTGATTACAGAATTCGCAATGGTGATGCAAAATTTGTTTTGCGTTATTCAATGCGCTTGACACTGGGGCATGATTTTTCAGGCGATATAGAAGCTGTGGATTCAAAAATTACACAATTTAGAGTAGGTGATTCTGTATACGGAAGAACACCGATGACAGGGGCTTTCCAAGAATACGTTGTTGTTGGTGAAAATGATATAGCAAAAGCATCAAAAAATCGTTCTTTTGTTGAATCGGAAAAATTGATTATTTCAATTCAAAAGATTTACCCTATTTCAGAGATTAATACTGCTATGAAAGAAATAAGCAGCGGACGTGTGAAAAGGAAAATTGTAGTTGATTTTACGAATAAAGAGAGAAATGAGTAG